The genomic DNA TCTTCGCGTGACGATCCtacccttcgcgttacgcgacagAGTAATTTTGTCATAATATTCTAAAATGGTAACCGCGCATTTAAAACCCTTTTTATGATTATTGGGTCAAGTTTCTTCTTTGGAGAGATGGTTGGtctattttgattatttaaattaaatctcaACAATTAAATCTTGAAGTCATtcattatttaatatcttaCTGAAGTTCAGTAGCCAATTTAGATATTTGGCATAGTAAAACCGTTGACCCCGAGTTTATAAATCATGACTTATTCCCGGTCGAACCGGTCTGGACTTTGAGAAGAAAGAACCGACAAATCAAAGTCTCGTCTTTCTTGAGAAagaatcaaaatctaaaatgaTGGACGAAACTGCCGCCGATTTGACGCCAAATTCTCCGGCGACAGCTTTCACACGGTGGAGTTACACTGCGTCCCAGCGTTTCCAACACTTCCTCGACAAGTCCAATCCTCACGTTCTGTACCGATGGATGGCATTCGCGCTCATCGCATCCATTTACATCATCCGAGTTTACTTTCTCGAGGGTTTCTACGTTGTTTCATATGCTTTGGGAATCTACATCCTTAGCCTCCTCATAGGATTTCTCTCCCCTCAGGTCGACCCCGACTCCGACGGCCCCAGCCTCCCTACACTCGGCTCAGACGAATTCCGCCCTTTTGTTCGCCGCCTTCCGGAGTTTAAGTTCTGGTAAGCTTCTTTACCTTTCTCTCTCCGTTGATCTTGATCATGATGTTTTATGTAGATTATTGATtcaattcataatatttttttataagtgagaatgattgattgattgattttcattaaaaaagtCTTTGTTTTGAATTTCATATGACCTTGATTAGCTAGGGTTATGGTAAGTTTAAGATAGAAACATCTGCCTAATAGTTGAACCTCTGTACTTGAAGTGAGAATCCAGCACTCTGCTACATGGTGAATTGAATCATTTCTCTTGTTCAATGCTTATTAGAGATTTGCAGAAGTTTTCCCTACTTATACCATGAAAGAAACAGAAGTGGAAAGCCTctattttgtcatatttaatgGTTAAACTTGAACAGTTTTCCAGTGCTTGCAAAGAGAATTAAACCTTGACAGAATAAATAATTACCCCTATGATATTGTAATCTTCTGGAATTCGTACTGCAAGGTTGTATTTGCAGGCTAAATATATGTTTGATTGACCCGAAGTGAGTGTAAATTAACATCTTCTTACATTACATAAATGGTGTAGCTGAAGAAGTATGATTTAGGAAGTTAGGGCAATAGAggtatatttgctgagttgaaCCATGTGAGATGGACATTAGATCTACACAGGTTCTTCTAATGTCTTACGTTAATAACCCATGTTACTTGCAGCTTATTGCATAGATTATTGGATCAGTGTGAAGTTCTGAACTTCGTTTCCAGCCAACAATCAGTTACAAAAACTCATATAAGCACAATTTCATAATGGTTAGTTGTTTTCATATATTGTCATcatatatgacatttatttatctattgatGATCTTACTTGGATCAAAACAATCTTTTAATTTACCTTGTTATCTTTGCTTATGCTCTATGCATTTTAAAACATTCTCTCAGAATAGTCTTTCTAACTTGAGGTTTTGCTTAATGATTGTGTATTATTTATACCAAGTTTTTTCATTAACCTTCTAGATATATTTGTTGGAATTAGTGCTTTATAGGAGATGTAATTCTTGAACTTAGAGATAATTCCTTTTTGTGGTTTCTagatgttttttacattttctagAATATTAAAGTGTGTGAAAGACTTGTGAGATTATGCCTTTATATTCTCCTATGTACTTACATTTTCATTTACTAGAGAACTGATTAAAGTATTTGGTCAAGTTCTTCTTTCTCAAGTAGATtcatctctttcttcttccaacAGAGTGATATTAGAGCAAGTTTCTTAGCTTTGGTTAACAATGGAAGCAATTTCTATTTTCATTGTCTTACAAAAGAAAACCATGAAATTTTAAAGAGTGCAAATTAGGAGAACAACTGGTTCACCACAACAAAAGCCCTATTATGTACCATTAATGAAGGTAAATATAGCCCATTAACCATAAAGGAAATAGTCACATAGGTGTACGAaacaaataagaatattaatgGAGTACGAAAGATTACAAACGAAAACATATTAGCAAGAAAGAAATAGAGTTCAAATATGTGAAGGGTGAAGAAGATAAAGTTGTCCATCATCAAACCAATAAAGTTTGAAGATCTTGGAAAGATGAAATCAAGACTTAGAGTAATAAGAATTCTAACATTAAGGGAGAGTGTTGGAATTAGTGATTAGAGaatgtaaattttaaatttctagAATGGTCTTTTTGTAGTTTGTGAAGTGACTCATTGATATTTGTGATCTAGAAACTTGAAGTCCTTTAAGTTTCTTAGAATACTAAACGTTTGTAAGGCTTGTGATGTTAGCCGATATTTGTTTTGCTGTAATTTATCATGTCTTGTAACTAGAGAATGGTTTGATTGAGTAAGCAGACATATATTCATTCTTGTAGGTACTCTATCATGAAGGCATTCTGCATTGCTTTCGTGATGACATTCTTCATAATATTTGATGTTCCTGTCTTTTGGCCCATATTACTTTTCTACTGGGTGGTACTCTTCACTCTCACCATGAAGCGACAGATACTACATATGATTAAGCACAAATATATCCCATTTTCCTTTGGAAAAAAGGTATGATTTTCTtcttttctgaaaaaaaaaacttattatgtATCACAGTAACTGTCTTTATTGTTTTCAGAGATATGACCAAAAGCGAGAAGCATCAAGTGAGAGCGCTGTTCTCCTTCCTCGCAATTAAATCTTTAAGGTAATGGTTGCGCTTAAACTCAACTCCAGACTTCAGAAGTAGTTGAATTCCAATTCTGTAGTTTCGCAGTATGTATGCCTTCCCTATCCCTGTCTGCTTTAAATGGCTAATAGGGAAGGAATAATAATCACTTATTCTATAATACCCTTTgttcataaataaaaacaaaatctatGAGATTAggagaagaaaaacaaaattatcatgCATTTTTCCTAAAGAGCAATTAAGATTTGCATAGAATTATTGGGTTTTTATTGTAACTGTGTTATGTGAATTGTCCTTAAAATAAAGCTAATGACTATATAAGATGATAGAATCACACCAGTAGCCACTTTTGAAGTTCTTTATCCAAATTGGCCTAGCCATACATTAGACCGAATCTAGTATCTACATAGATATAGAAGTAGTTATCAACAAGGATTTTACAAAGTTGAATAGTTATgttgttttcatatttcaaatatcgaatgatatattattttcagTTGTTGTCGTGATTTCGCGAAAGAGGAGATGTATAGCATGATCTTAATTGAGAAATCCCTTGAACATTAAGGATGGATTGATGATAGCTTGTACACAATGGAAGCTCCAAATGGTGTTTATAGTGCTGATGAATATTAGTGTCAATATCCAAATTGTCTGGACTAGAATAGTCTAGCTCAATAATAATACTAATGAatattaggatttttttttataaaataaaattgtttgatgaaaaaatgggttatttgagatttgtttaagataatttattttttgtattaaaatttaataaaaataaattaaagttattttagtattttagtttatgaattaagtgactatttttataaaaaataaaaaaagaaaccCAAAAATATTTCAGATCAAACGAGGCTCTTAGATTCAATATCCAGCtagcttaataataataataataatatctgaATATTTAGTATCACTATCTCAATAGAGGGGACAGGATAGGAGGATTGTTTGATAGGGTTGCTTGATGTAGGGTTATTCACTCATTTGagttaaattcaattttttaaattttttaaaattctaaaatataattatttaaaattttataatatatatatataatacaaaagtagtttaataaaaaatcatatcaaataagtttaaaatatttttggagaTTTATTTCCcttaaaattaaagatattttgtataggTAAGCTAGAACATGTCAAAATTAAaccacacattttttttattgataatcaaatatttaaaaatgttatttgagattgtttttaaataaattctattaataaaaatgttactATTAAATAGCTATTTTGTTatctagattttttaaatacctaaaaaattcaaagaaaaagaaaaaaccaTTTGaaagtttttgtttgtttttatcttatttgtattttttttataaaaataggtgtcacaaaaaataatttggttatactaaatacaatatttataatcgATATGTTGATTCTGTaaacaaaatcataaataataaactcAAAGGTgcactaaaattaaattaaaatataagactAAAGAAATTATAAACAAGATATATATCAAAGACAAAACCTTATACCATactcataaacaaaaattaaactcCCAAAGATTACTAGCAGTCTTGTACATTGTTGTAAAACAAACTtcataacataataataataaaagatggCATCAGTAATACATTGTTCTAATTAAagttaactaataaaaataattaaaataactagcatgtatcatgtgcatttgtacgagtaataatataaaaaccgtgaaaaaatattacggtaaaatttttatgaacgggttaacccacaaatactcaagtatccatttactctcacatatattcaaattaaccacatctctcaacccgacaattcggacattttaacaattaagtatcattatatatatatatatataaaagaacaaAGCAGTAACCTATTAAAAAATCTATCAAAAACCCAATATTAACATCGATCTAAAACAACATGAATCCGAACTCTCTTCAACAataatctaaatttatttttcaacatccataaaaaaaaaaaaaaactttgagtGAAATATCTTGAAATTAATTTCCAgttataacaaataatttttcaatatattgcCTACAACATGATGAAAACTTAAAATTCTTTTATGTAGAACCCACTCATTGTCTAGTTAAGCAAACTTTTTAAATCAAATGTGTTTGTAATTATTGAACAAacttttttaatcattttcctTGAGCTATCATCTTGCAAactaatttgtaataataattaaagtaaactCTCTTTTAGATGCATCACCATATTTTGAAGCATAAAAaacaacacttttttttttttcttactttcatTGAAATTAAAAGGAAATTTTTGTATTGAACTTTAAAACATGTtacattcttttttttatctcttccaCCATAGTCACATACAACTCTTTACTTTTAATGCTTATTCTAGTTTACAAacttctaaattttttttaatgcttATTACTTTATTCTGTTTTTGGTGTTTTCtcttttaaattgtttattttatgaaatcttgttaaagttttttttataatacttaaaatcTTAACCCataaagattaatatttaatttgctaaaagttgagtgtattatatatatgagtatGTTGTTAACCTAATcattagttttgttttattttcttaaataaaaaaaaattgtatatatattcagATTAACCAACTAacataactttattattataagtatattatTCTTCTAGCCTAACCACAACAAGAGTTGGATATCCCAGCCTCCCTAAAATTCTGGATTCGAGTCAGCAAGTTTTACGtctggttaagtgtgtttgcgataCACAAAAGTGAAGTATCACTTTCCTcatttgttcatttttttcatttttctatagGAGATAGCTGCCTTAATGGATACATGCCTATATCATCGAAGTTATGGTgtaaacgagtcgagtcgagccgaTTACCATACTACTCGAACtcgaattaaattataaatactcGAACACGAACTCGATCgagtataaaaatttatacttcaacTCGGCTCGATTACAATTCAAACTACTCGGGCTTGATTTTATAATCAAGCAACTCGAACCCGACTCGGTCAAACCAAGTTTGAACCGAGCAGCTTGACTCGCTTTACCCTTCGAACTAAACAAAAAGAGAAGCGGGACCcatttttcaaacaaaagtatattaaacttattatatcaaacttttttttttcaatattatataaatattcaataaaaaccaagttttcaaatattaaaataaacaaattattaatacaatCAATTTTAACTATTACATAACTcatatagatatttatttaattttgggtaaaaaattcaaataatttgttgaagtctttaataaaaatattttttctttcttcttcttcatctgtCATCATGAATGTGGTGTGTAATAACCATAAATCCCATAGAAGGTCTGAGCAAAAGTGAGTATAAGCAGAACCACAGCAGCAAGCACGGATACGATCGTCCATGGATTTCCAAAATACCGATGTTTCAATATCGCTCTCCACGTATTCCACCGATGATTATAATACTTATTCACCCGCTCCGATAACACCGATAGATAACTATTATTCAGATCGAAAACCACCTCTTCACACAACCGATTGAACAGATCCGCCACTTCCGCATCACTCCCCAGCCAATGTTCAATTATCCCGCAGTAATGCAAATACGCTACATCCTCCGGCGAATCGATCAAATTATCCATGAATATCACGTAAGAAGTTATATCATTACTACAATCCAAATGACATTGTTCGAACGCAATTAGGTTTAAGAATAGAGATCTCGTTCCGTCGTGGATTAACAAACGAGGTAATCGAAGTATTCCGTTTTCAAATCTTATATCCCAAAATCTATCTGTTTTTCGTTTCTTAAACTTGATTCCTGCTTCTCTTAACTCTGTTACGCAGTGGATTAGTTGTTGTCGTCGTTTATCCGCAGCTCGGTTAGTGTGTGACCATCGCTTGATCCATGTTCTTGGCTCTGGTTTTGGACCTTTACGGAGAAGACTGCGACGGAATACGTCCAGACAGTGGAGACCTCCTTGATCTGATAATGGATCGAATGGAATCATCGATTTGTCATTGAATCTTAGAGACGATTCAAGTTTGTTTCTATCGGTTTTTGTCAATGGCTCATCGGTTGGCATTAGGGGATCGAAGAACCGGATTGCTAACTCCGCTACCAAACCTCTCTGTTCTGGTTGTCTGAATTGAAGGCCGAGAAGTCGGTCAAGGACGAACAGAGGTAACTGATTTTCCAACATTATCATATCTCGTTGAATCGAATGCATCGATCCACGGATAGCGAAAATCGGATCACTTCTTGAGTAGCCTAATGAGGAGAAACCTTCAGCCACGCCACGGAAGAGTTCTAGGATAAAACAACCGTCTAAAACCATCATCTCTATGAATTCATTACTGTTGAGTCCAATCGGCCCTTCGTAGCAGTCGCGTGCACGTTCTTCAAGTTCCTTGACGGATTCTAGAAAAAGATTGATATCCTGTTTTGTTCGTTTAAGGATGTGATGAACTGCTCTCCATTTATGACGCTCCATTGATCGAAGACGCTTCCGGCTATGGTAATACGGCCCTAGGGAGACGATCTGAGGGATGTAACCCTTTTCATCGCCGTTACGTAGGCATTGAGGAATTCTGTAGACAGTGAGTTTATTCCATGATCCTGCTGAATCTTCTTGGTTGGCTTGATCTAGTTTGTCTTTGATGCTGATGATCCATTCGGATTCAGGTGGAGGTGATTTGTGGGTTATCTCAGGTAGATGATGAACATTTTGGAAATCATGATTGATTTGAATCTGAAGTGGATCTGATTGACCGGAGAATTCGATGGATCGGGTGGTGGTGTTAGTGGGTGTGGGAGAATTGGAGTTCTGAATTCCAGCTTCTACAGTTTCTTTGAGTTTGAGGGTTATCAAATACCAACTCAAAAGATCTTTGTTGAAGACGGCCACCATTTTCAAGGTTCTgttcttatcttttatctatttctctctctataaatatgaaatCTTTAGGGTTTTAAATTGGATTAAAGGGGTTGAAGAATGAAGAtcatgttaaataatatttttcaaaatattatttaaatgtttaaacttTCTTCTTAAGCATTTACTTATTATAACCTATTTAAATCAagtttagattatatatattttttattcaattttttaccTAAATTGATTTactttaatattactttttatattaaatatataaaaagattttttactttttattttgatcatttataaaaataattgtaattttgataaaattttactttacAACAAAggtagaaaaattatttaatagagTCAAATCCAATCTGTCTTAAGGAGTCTTAACTGTTTTGTACGttactcttattttttattttattttttactatgctttatttttcaattaattaataagatcaTTCAAATCTTTTTTTAGTTACccatattcaaatataatatttttttaatagaactatgattaaatttaattttcaaagtgtagctatacaaaaaaaaaaaaaaaactaatagcATTTGTTTTTATGAGTAATGTTACTTTTGAAAGGAAATATAAGAATGGGTATTGGGTAGGGTAAGATGAAATGTTCTTATATtaaaagtgttttttatttgagtaaatctattaaataatttataatagcaCGTTAGAAATACAAgaacaaattatattaatatagttgTATGAAGTCTGAAATGTTGATTGAAgttatgtatttaaataattgcaGTGTAGTTAAAATACCACTATCATTCcattactttattaaaataatgagcAGACAGGGATTATCTAGGCCATACATGTCTAAGTtcttaattgattatttgagctatataaatattttagttgacaATAATATGTGTATATCTTTGTCTAAActaacttttataaattatgaaatttgtccaaaaatttatcaaatcaaaTGTGAAGAATTCTAAGAGATTACCCTCTCAAACTGAAATTTGTGACTATATTATCATTTATAGTTAatctaatttgaatttgatccaAAACTGGTGAAacaaattactaaattatttttattttatttttattttatttttataaaatttaacttttaaatataaaaagaacattaacataattaaataaattaaaattcaaataaacactttttcatcaaacaaaattaacaatTCATTAAAAAAGCCCTCAAATAACTAACATCAAATAAGCTCTAATTAGAGAATACTCttcatttagaaagaaaaaaaaaaaaagagatgatTTTCCTAAAGTGTGACTAAATCCAATTCAGAAATATACTCAAATATATCTTAAAAGTAAACTTAACTAGTTATAGACTAattcatgattttatttatttatttctagtTTGAATTATAtgcataaattttaattaatattttctatttaagtataactcattttattaatcaatttaatcCAGAAAATTGCaatcaaatgataaaaacttctagaatattattataaacaagATCATTTACCATATTAGAAGCTAAGAAAACTCGGTATACAGACTTAAAACAGAGCTAAGAAAACCCGACATCCAGAATTAAAACGCAGCTAAGAAAACCCGACATCCAGAATTAAAACGGAGCTAAGAAAACCCGACATCCAGACTTTAACCGGAGTAGAGGTGTATGTAGCCAAATGATAGCATATTCCTTGTTCAAATGTACATATTACAAATTTGGATACACTCTTCTCCAACCCTATCTCGAATGTCTAATTAGTGTTTTAAATGGGACAATTGTATAATAactcatttatcaaaacaaagATTCAATTCGATTCCAATCTAAACTCATACAATATGAAACTAAAACAAGAACCCAACCAAAGAAAGGATAGTATAGTAGTATTGATATAAAAAGTGCATCACATCATATTTCCTCATAACAATCCAACAAGGGATAGTAGAGGTACATACATTTACACACAACAATCATCATCAAAGCTTTAATAGGCAGACAAATATTTAGGCATAGAAGAAATACAACCAAATCCTaac from Impatiens glandulifera chromosome 9, dImpGla2.1, whole genome shotgun sequence includes the following:
- the LOC124914687 gene encoding protein RER1A-like isoform X1, with translation MMDETAADLTPNSPATAFTRWSYTASQRFQHFLDKSNPHVLYRWMAFALIASIYIIRVYFLEGFYVVSYALGIYILSLLIGFLSPQVDPDSDGPSLPTLGSDEFRPFVRRLPEFKFWYSIMKAFCIAFVMTFFIIFDVPVFWPILLFYWVVLFTLTMKRQILHMIKHKYIPFSFGKKRYDQKREASSESAVLLPRN
- the LOC124914687 gene encoding protein RER1A-like isoform X2, producing MMDETAADLTPNSPATAFTRWSYTASQRFQHFLDKSNPHVLYRWMAFALIASIYIIRVYFLEGFYVVSYALGIYILSLLIGFLSPQVDPDSDGPSLPTLGSDEFRPFVRRLPEFKFWYSIMKAFCIAFVMTFFIIFDVPVFWPILLFYWVVLFTLTMKRQILHMIKHKYIPFSFGKK
- the LOC124914549 gene encoding UPF0481 protein At3g47200-like encodes the protein MVAVFNKDLLSWYLITLKLKETVEAGIQNSNSPTPTNTTTRSIEFSGQSDPLQIQINHDFQNVHHLPEITHKSPPPESEWIISIKDKLDQANQEDSAGSWNKLTVYRIPQCLRNGDEKGYIPQIVSLGPYYHSRKRLRSMERHKWRAVHHILKRTKQDINLFLESVKELEERARDCYEGPIGLNSNEFIEMMVLDGCFILELFRGVAEGFSSLGYSRSDPIFAIRGSMHSIQRDMIMLENQLPLFVLDRLLGLQFRQPEQRGLVAELAIRFFDPLMPTDEPLTKTDRNKLESSLRFNDKSMIPFDPLSDQGGLHCLDVFRRSLLRKGPKPEPRTWIKRWSHTNRAADKRRQQLIHCVTELREAGIKFKKRKTDRFWDIRFENGILRLPRLLIHDGTRSLFLNLIAFEQCHLDCSNDITSYVIFMDNLIDSPEDVAYLHYCGIIEHWLGSDAEVADLFNRLCEEVVFDLNNSYLSVLSERVNKYYNHRWNTWRAILKHRYFGNPWTIVSVLAAVVLLILTFAQTFYGIYGYYTPHS